A part of Haliotis asinina isolate JCU_RB_2024 chromosome 10, JCU_Hal_asi_v2, whole genome shotgun sequence genomic DNA contains:
- the LOC137298376 gene encoding uncharacterized protein, whose protein sequence is METQVYKLTVSDDGTSSEVRYPHLSYAAYSGAGLINPWFLTRCLESGRYLSAHKGFCHGRELISAGGLFVLMRAEYSFKWELLCSAERWRHFPYKVVVTLQHVGRTSLVWRHHLINELDNKTMVSLDATMVHVDRKTRKPVVFPLWFLDKYGQISKKDIQKPKILMPDIPPSPISFSYCIVAMPSSVDVNAHVNNSEYVRFALDCVAAASRKHLYTHITGDVRSMWLLDMTVYYRREGFEGDRLEVTSWEGGTPGHVVCVVRRSDAILTVLWMKYKINKAHL, encoded by the exons ATGGAAACACAAGTGTACAAGTTGACAGTGTCTGATGACGGCACCAGCTCGGAGGTCCGGTATCCACACCTATCGTACGCCGCCTACAGTGGAGCGG GACTAATCAATCCTTGGTTTTTAACCCGTTGCCTGGAGAGTGGTCGATACCTGTCAGCGCACAAAGGATTTTGTCATGGAAGAGAGCTGATTTCTGCTGGGGGGCTCTTTGTGCTCATGAGAGCAGAGTACTCATTCAAATGGGAGCTGCTCTGTTCCGCCGAGAGGTGGCGCCATTTCCCTTATAAGGTAGTGGTGACTTTACAGCATGTAGGAAGGACATCCCTGGTCTGGCGCCATCATCTCATCAACGAGCTTGACAACAAGACTATGGTCTCTTTGGATGCTACAATGGTCCACGTCGACAGGAAGACAAGGAAACCCGTAGTCTTTCCGCTATGGTTTTTAGATAAGTACGGACAAATTTCGAAAAAAGATATTCAAAAGCCGAAAATCTTAATGCCTGACATTCCGCCGTCGCCAATTTCCTTTTCATACTGCATAGTCGCCATGCCCAGCAGCGTGGACGTGAACGCCCACGTGAACAACTCTGAGTATGTACGGTTTGCTTTGGACTGTGTGGCTGCAGCCAGTAGGAAGCACCTATACACACATATTACGGGAGACGTGAGGAGTATGTGGCTTTTAGACATGACAGTATACTACCGGAGAGAGGGGTTTGAAGGTGACCGCCTCGAAGTCACCTCGTGGGAGGGAGGCACGCCGGGTCACGTCGTGTGTGTTGTCAGAAGAAGTGACGCCATTCTTACTGTTCTCTGgatgaaatataaaatcaaCAAGGCCCACTTGTGA